TCTATGTTGTCGTGAAGATAGAGAAGTCCGCCGTGCTCTACCGAGGGGGTGTTTATCTCCCAGCTCTGGGGCAGCTCTCCGCCTTTTTCGGCGCTCTGGTCGCCCTCAAAGTAGACCCTGCCGCCCTTTACGAAATCCTCGGAGCTGTAGAGCTTTTTCATCTCCGGATCGTAGATGCGAAGGCGGCCCGCGGTATCGGTGAGGGCCAGGTGGACCGCTCCGGAGGTTGAGCGTATCCATTCGACGTTTATCGGCGGCACCGCGTCGGGGGTGGGTATCTTCTCGCCGCGGTTAAATTCCTTGCCGTTCCAGTTGTAGTAATAGAGATTGGGGTCGAAGATCTCGGGTGCGCCCTTCGAGGGAAGCCCGTAGAGAATCTTCCCCTTCTCGGGGCGGTCAGCGTAGCGCAGAAACCCCCACACCCGCTCGCCTACGGGCTTTGGCTCGTCGCCGTCCAGCCTGAAGGCCTGGGTGTAGACGTTGTCTTCAAAATTGCCCGCAACGAATATCTCAAGCTTTCCGTCGCCGTCGTAATCTCCGGCGGAGGCGTACTGACCGTAGAAATTGCTGTCGAGCTTGCGCCTCCATATTTCCGACAATACCGGCCTGGTCTTCAGGAGGACGAGTATGTTTCCCCTTACGAGGGCGAGCAGCTCGGTGTCGCTGTCGTCATCGGCATCCACGGAGACAAGCGACAAAACCTCTCCCTTTATCTCTCCCTCCACCTTGTAGTCGGAAAGAAGCTCGGCGCCGGGCCGTTTTTGCGCTGCGGCTTCCGCCGCCGCTATCCCCGGAGAAACGCTTGCCTCCGCCAGAAGCTTCTTTTTAAGCTTTTCGGAGACCTTTCCGAGAGCTTCCATCAGCTTTTCGGAGGAGCTCACCGTCTCGAAGGCCCTCTCGCCGGAGATTTTCCCCTCGGCGTGAACCAGAGCCGCATCTACGCTGTAAACCCCGCCAAGCTGGGTTATCGTGGTCTTTATGAGCCAGTCGGGCTTGATGGCGGGGTCGGCGGTGGTTCTGACCTCTATGTTGCTGTCGGCGACCCTGCTGGCAATGAGGGACTGGAGCCCGCCGCCGAGGGTAGCCACCTCGGGGCTGTTGTAGACGTCCACCGACTCTATGCGGACGACGAGGGCGCTGGCGCTCGCCGCGACAAAGAGAACCGCGAGGATTGACATCAGATAGCGAAACGTTTTCATTTTTCCATCCGCATATTTACGAATTTACTTTCCCTTGGCGAAACTATAATACCCTGATCGCGCCACTATGACATGGTCAAGAAATCTTATTCCCAATAATTTCCCGGCTTCCATCAGCCGCGAGGTCAGCTCCACGTCTTCCCGGCTCGGCGAGGGGTCGCCGCTGGGGTGGTTGTGGACGAAGACGACGCCCGCCGCCCCCTCCCTTACCGCGGCCCGGAAAGCCTCTCTCGGGTGGACCAGGGATTCGTTCAGGGTTCCCTCGCTTATCCGCTCTTCCCGAAGAACCCGGTTTTTCGTGTCCAGAAGAAGGCAGTAGAAATTCTCTTTTTCGAGGTAGGAGAGCTTCCCCGCGAAGTGGCGGTAAACGTCGCGGCCGTCAGCTATCGCGCTGCCGTTGCGAAGGGGAATGTCGCCCACCCGCCTCGATATCTCAAGGGAGGCGAGTATCGAGGCGGCCTTGGCGAGCCCCATCCCCTTTACCGCCGCGATCTCGGCCGCCGTAAGCTTCAAAAGCCCCTCCCAGCTCTCGCCGCCGAGCTTCCAGAGATCGCGGCCTACGTCAACCGCGGTGCGCCCCCCGCCGCTCCCGGTGCGTATCAGTATAGCCAGGAGTTCCGCCGGGCAAAGCGCGCCCGGCCCCATCGCCAGCAGTTTTTCCCTGGGCCGCTCCTCGCCGGGCCAGGAAAGTATGGTGCGGCTTTCTTCTTTCATTTTATCCCCCCTTTTTTAAGGCTGCCAAAAACTGCTGCGAGCCCCGTTTCCTGCGTCGCGTGCTCGCTCGAAGCTCGCCTAACACCCGGTTATGTCTCGCTTCTCGCTGCGCGTCTCCTTGTAAACGTGTTTCTCGCGACGTTTTTGAACAGCCTCTCTAAGACCTGTTATTTAAGTTATTTCAACTCCCTTTCGCTGCAGGCCAGGGCGAAGGCCATTATCTCTTTCACGGGAACCCCGGCTTCGCGCGAGAGTCTGGCCGCGTCCTCGAATTCCGGCGCTCTGTTGACGATTTTCCCTTCCAGCTTCGCCACCTTCACCCGCACCTCTCCCCACGGGGTCTTCGCCGTCTCGTAGAAGCGCTCCAGCGCAGTCCTTCGGGTCTTCGTCTCCCTCACCCCAAGCGCCGAGGAGTTTAAAAAGATAGTCCTGCGGACGGAGTCAGCCTCGCCGGGCCTGCAAAGGGCTCCGAGAAGAAAGG
This region of bacterium genomic DNA includes:
- a CDS encoding JAB domain-containing protein — protein: MKEESRTILSWPGEERPREKLLAMGPGALCPAELLAILIRTGSGGGRTAVDVGRDLWKLGGESWEGLLKLTAAEIAAVKGMGLAKAASILASLEISRRVGDIPLRNGSAIADGRDVYRHFAGKLSYLEKENFYCLLLDTKNRVLREERISEGTLNESLVHPREAFRAAVREGAAGVVFVHNHPSGDPSPSREDVELTSRLMEAGKLLGIRFLDHVIVARSGYYSFAKGK
- a CDS encoding VCBS repeat-containing protein, with product MKTFRYLMSILAVLFVAASASALVVRIESVDVYNSPEVATLGGGLQSLIASRVADSNIEVRTTADPAIKPDWLIKTTITQLGGVYSVDAALVHAEGKISGERAFETVSSSEKLMEALGKVSEKLKKKLLAEASVSPGIAAAEAAAQKRPGAELLSDYKVEGEIKGEVLSLVSVDADDDSDTELLALVRGNILVLLKTRPVLSEIWRRKLDSNFYGQYASAGDYDGDGKLEIFVAGNFEDNVYTQAFRLDGDEPKPVGERVWGFLRYADRPEKGKILYGLPSKGAPEIFDPNLYYYNWNGKEFNRGEKIPTPDAVPPINVEWIRSTSGAVHLALTDTAGRLRIYDPEMKKLYSSEDFVKGGRVYFEGDQSAEKGGELPQSWEINTPSVEHGGLLYLHDNIEGARYTRAKAYDNGSIAAYRWDGVTLRKIAESPKFTGYFTAITLGLHDKRIYGALIKTTGVLTKEYTTQIIGF